In a genomic window of Streptococcus oralis subsp. tigurinus:
- a CDS encoding 3'-5' exoribonuclease YhaM family protein → MKISHMKKDELFEGFYLIKSADLRQTRAGKNYLAFTFQDDSGEIEGKLWDAQPHNVESFTAGKVVHMKGRREVYNNTPQVNQITLRLPQPGEPNDPADFKVKSPVDVKEIRDYMSQMIFKIENPVWQRIVRSLYTKYDKEFYSYPAAKTNHHAFETGLAFHTATMVRLADAISDIYPQLNKSLLYAGIMLHDLAKVLELSGPDQTEYTVRGNLIGHIALIDSEITKTVMELGIDDTREEVVLLRHVILSHHGLLEYGSPVRPRIMEAEIIHMIDNLDASMMMMSTALALVDKGEMTNKIFAMDNRSFYKPDLD, encoded by the coding sequence ATGAAGATTAGTCACATGAAAAAAGATGAGCTGTTTGAAGGTTTTTACCTGATTAAATCAGCTGACCTGAGACAGACGCGTGCTGGGAAAAACTACCTAGCCTTTACCTTCCAAGACGATAGCGGCGAGATTGAAGGGAAGCTCTGGGATGCCCAACCTCATAACGTTGAGTCCTTTACCGCAGGTAAGGTTGTTCACATGAAAGGGCGCCGAGAAGTTTACAATAACACTCCACAGGTAAATCAAATCACTCTTCGCTTACCTCAACCTGGCGAACCCAATGATCCAGCTGATTTCAAGGTCAAATCTCCAGTTGATGTCAAGGAAATTCGTGATTACATGTCGCAAATGATTTTCAAGATAGAAAATCCTGTCTGGCAGCGTATCGTTCGCAGTCTCTACACCAAGTATGATAAGGAATTCTACTCTTATCCAGCTGCCAAGACCAACCATCATGCCTTTGAAACGGGTTTGGCTTTTCATACGGCAACCATGGTGCGCTTGGCAGATGCCATTAGCGATATCTATCCTCAGCTCAACAAGAGCCTGCTTTATGCTGGGATTATGTTGCACGACTTGGCCAAGGTTTTAGAACTCAGCGGTCCCGATCAGACGGAGTACACAGTGCGAGGCAATCTCATCGGTCATATCGCCCTAATCGATAGCGAAATCACCAAGACAGTTATGGAACTCGGTATCGATGATACCAGAGAAGAAGTGGTGCTACTGCGCCATGTGATTCTCAGTCATCATGGCTTGCTGGAGTATGGAAGTCCGGTCCGACCACGCATTATGGAGGCAGAGATTATCCATATGATTGATAATCTGGATGCCAGCATGATGATGATGTCAACGGCTCTAGCTTTGGTGGACAAAGGAGAGATGACCAATAAAATCTTCGCTATGGACAATCGTTCCTTCTATAAACCAGATTTAGATTAA
- the asnA gene encoding aspartate--ammonia ligase — MKKSFIHQQEEISFVKNTFTQYLKDKLEVVEVQGPILSKVGDGMQDNLSGVEHPVSVKVLQIPDETYEVVHSLAKWKRHTLARFGFGEGEGLFVHMKALRPDEDSLDATHSVYVDQWDWEKVIPNGQRNIAYLKETVEKIYKAIRLTELAVEARYDIESILPKQITFIHTEELVERYPDLTPKERENAICKEFGAVFLIGIGGELPDGKPHDGRAPDYDDWTTESENGYKGLNGDILVWNESLGCAFELSSMGIRVDEDTLRRQVALTGDEDRLELEWHKALLNGLFPLTIGGGIGQSRMAMFLLRKKHIGEVQTSVWPQEVRDTYENIL; from the coding sequence ATGAAGAAAAGTTTTATTCATCAACAAGAAGAGATTTCCTTTGTCAAAAACACCTTTACCCAGTATTTGAAAGATAAGTTAGAAGTTGTTGAAGTTCAAGGCCCTATCTTGAGCAAGGTTGGTGATGGGATGCAGGATAACCTGTCCGGTGTCGAACATCCAGTATCCGTAAAGGTCTTGCAGATTCCAGATGAAACTTATGAAGTCGTTCACTCACTAGCCAAATGGAAGCGCCACACCTTAGCTCGTTTTGGTTTTGGAGAAGGTGAAGGTCTATTTGTTCATATGAAGGCCCTTCGTCCAGACGAAGATTCGCTTGATGCGACTCACTCTGTATATGTAGACCAGTGGGACTGGGAAAAAGTGATTCCAAATGGTCAACGTAATATCGCTTATCTCAAAGAAACCGTCGAGAAGATTTACAAGGCTATTCGTCTGACAGAGCTAGCCGTAGAAGCACGCTACGATATTGAATCCATCTTGCCAAAACAAATTACCTTTATCCATACAGAAGAGTTGGTGGAACGCTATCCAGACCTAACACCGAAAGAGCGTGAAAATGCGATCTGTAAAGAGTTCGGTGCTGTCTTCTTGATTGGTATTGGTGGCGAGTTGCCTGATGGCAAACCTCATGACGGCCGCGCACCTGACTACGATGACTGGACAACAGAGTCTGAGAATGGCTACAAGGGGCTAAATGGAGATATTCTGGTTTGGAATGAATCTCTTGGTTGCGCCTTTGAACTTTCTTCAATGGGGATTCGGGTAGATGAAGATACACTTCGTCGCCAAGTTGCCCTTACAGGGGATGAAGATCGTCTGGAGTTGGAATGGCATAAAGCCTTGCTTAACGGCCTTTTCCCACTGACAATCGGTGGAGGTATCGGACAGTCTCGGATGGCCATGTTCCTTCTTCGTAAGAAACACATTGGAGAAGTTCAGACCAGTGTTTGGCCTCAGGAAGTCCGCGATACGTATGAAAATATCTTGTAG
- a CDS encoding Bax inhibitor-1/YccA family protein, whose product MNQTIIQERSGLNQFYAKVYAFVGLGIGLSALVSALMLTVFQSQLVYFLMHGRLWLMVATFAELALVFVASSMAAKNSPAALPVFLVYSVLNGFTLSFVVAFYTPGTVLSAFVSSALLFFVMAAIGIFTKKDLSGMGRALMAALVGLIIAMVVNLFLANSFFDYMISIAMVLVFSGLIAWDNQKIRYVYEQSRGQVATGWVISMALSIYLDFINLFLSILRIFGRND is encoded by the coding sequence ATGAATCAAACGATTATTCAAGAACGTTCAGGTCTCAATCAATTTTACGCTAAGGTTTATGCCTTTGTGGGACTTGGGATTGGCCTATCAGCTCTCGTGTCAGCTTTGATGTTGACAGTCTTTCAGTCCCAATTGGTCTACTTTTTAATGCATGGCCGTCTCTGGTTGATGGTTGCAACTTTTGCAGAACTTGCTCTAGTCTTTGTTGCAAGTAGCATGGCTGCGAAGAACAGCCCAGCAGCTCTCCCAGTATTTTTAGTTTATTCTGTTTTAAATGGCTTTACGCTCAGCTTTGTCGTAGCCTTCTATACACCTGGGACCGTCTTATCAGCCTTTGTATCCAGTGCCCTTCTCTTCTTTGTCATGGCGGCAATCGGAATTTTCACTAAGAAAGATTTGAGTGGAATGGGACGAGCTTTGATGGCGGCGCTTGTTGGTCTCATCATTGCTATGGTTGTGAATCTATTTTTAGCCAATAGCTTCTTTGACTACATGATTAGTATTGCCATGGTCTTGGTCTTCTCAGGTTTGATTGCTTGGGACAACCAAAAGATTCGCTATGTTTATGAGCAGTCACGAGGGCAAGTAGCGACAGGTTGGGTCATCTCAATGGCGCTCAGCATCTACCTAGACTTTATCAACCTCTTCCTTAGCATCTTACGTATCTTTGGTCGAAACGATTAA
- the rpe gene encoding ribulose-phosphate 3-epimerase, producing the protein MSQYKIAPSILAADYANFEREIKRLEATGAEYAHIDIMDGHFVPQISFGAGVVEALRPHSKMVFDCHLMVANPEHHLEDFARAGADIISIHVEATPHIHGALQKIRSLGVKPSVVINPGTPVEAIKHVLHLVDQVLVMTVNPGFGGQAFLPETMDKVRELVALREKKGLNFEIEVDGGIDDQTIAQAKEAGATVFVAGSYVFKGDVNERVQTLRKQLG; encoded by the coding sequence ATGTCTCAATACAAGATTGCTCCGTCAATTCTGGCAGCAGATTATGCCAACTTTGAACGTGAAATCAAACGCCTAGAAGCAACTGGTGCAGAATATGCCCATATCGATATCATGGATGGTCACTTTGTACCGCAAATCAGTTTTGGTGCAGGTGTGGTTGAAGCTCTTCGCCCCCATAGCAAGATGGTCTTTGACTGCCACTTGATGGTCGCTAATCCAGAGCATCATTTAGAGGACTTTGCGCGTGCAGGTGCAGATATCATCAGCATTCATGTCGAAGCAACGCCTCATATCCATGGTGCTCTTCAAAAGATTCGTTCTCTAGGTGTCAAGCCTTCTGTTGTCATTAACCCTGGTACGCCTGTGGAGGCAATCAAGCACGTTCTTCACCTAGTTGACCAAGTCTTGGTCATGACAGTGAATCCTGGATTTGGAGGACAAGCCTTTCTGCCTGAAACCATGGACAAGGTTCGTGAGTTGGTTGCCCTTCGTGAAAAAAAAGGGCTGAACTTTGAGATTGAAGTGGATGGTGGGATTGATGACCAAACTATTGCTCAGGCTAAAGAAGCTGGTGCTACCGTTTTTGTAGCAGGGTCTTATGTCTTTAAGGGAGATGTCAATGAACGAGTGCAAACTCTTAGAAAACAACTGGGCTAG
- the pflA gene encoding pyruvate formate-lyase-activating protein gives MSEETIDYGQVTGMVHSTESFGAVDGPGIRFIVFLQGCHMRCQYCHNPDTWAMETNKSRRRTVDDVLSEALRYRGFWGDKGGITVSGGEALLQIDFLIALFTKAKEKGIHCTLDTCALPFRNKPRYLEKFNKLMAVTDLVLLDIKEINDEQHRIVTSQTNKNILACAKYLSDIGKPVWIRHVLVPGLTDRDEDLIELGKFVKTLKNVDKFEILPYHTMGEFKWRELGIPYSLEGVKPPTADRVKNAKKLMDTESYQDYMKRVHG, from the coding sequence ATGTCTGAAGAAACAATTGACTATGGACAAGTGACAGGAATGGTGCATTCGACAGAGAGTTTTGGGGCGGTAGATGGCCCCGGGATTCGTTTCATTGTCTTTTTGCAGGGTTGTCACATGCGTTGCCAGTACTGCCATAACCCTGATACATGGGCTATGGAGACCAATAAATCACGAAGACGGACAGTAGACGATGTTTTGTCAGAAGCCCTTCGCTACCGTGGTTTCTGGGGAGACAAGGGAGGAATCACTGTCAGTGGAGGAGAAGCCCTCTTACAGATTGATTTCTTGATTGCCCTTTTTACCAAGGCCAAGGAAAAAGGAATCCACTGTACCTTGGATACTTGTGCCCTTCCGTTCCGTAATAAACCACGTTATCTCGAAAAGTTTAATAAACTCATGGCAGTGACAGATTTGGTTCTCTTGGATATCAAGGAAATCAACGATGAACAACACAGGATCGTTACCAGTCAAACCAATAAAAACATCTTGGCTTGTGCAAAATATCTATCAGATATTGGGAAACCTGTTTGGATTCGCCATGTGCTGGTTCCAGGCTTGACAGACAGAGATGAGGACTTGATTGAACTTGGGAAATTTGTCAAAACCCTCAAAAACGTTGACAAGTTTGAAATCCTACCTTATCACACTATGGGAGAATTCAAGTGGCGTGAACTTGGAATTCCATACTCACTTGAAGGGGTAAAACCACCAACAGCAGACCGTGTCAAGAATGCCAAAAAACTCATGGACACAGAAAGTTACCAAGATTACATGAAACGTGTTCATGGATAA
- a CDS encoding thiamine diphosphokinase — translation MNECKLLENNWARVAVFAGGERGHYRTDFDCFVGVDRGSLWVLEEDLPLTLAVGDFDSVTADERQLIQKRAQHFVQAHPEKDDTDLELALLAIFEQSPQARVTIFGALGGRIDHMLANVFLPSNPKLAPYMRQIEIEDGQNLIAYCPEGTSQLEPRSDYDYLAFMPVRDSQLTIIGAKYELTEENFFFKKVYASNEYIDREVLITCPDGYVVVLHSKDRR, via the coding sequence ATGAACGAGTGCAAACTCTTAGAAAACAACTGGGCTAGGGTTGCCGTTTTTGCAGGCGGAGAACGCGGTCACTACCGGACGGATTTTGATTGCTTTGTCGGTGTGGATCGAGGCTCGCTCTGGGTCTTGGAAGAAGATCTGCCTCTGACTCTAGCAGTTGGGGATTTTGATTCGGTGACTGCGGACGAACGTCAGTTGATTCAAAAACGTGCCCAGCATTTTGTCCAAGCCCATCCAGAAAAGGATGATACAGATCTGGAATTGGCTCTCTTAGCCATCTTTGAGCAAAGTCCTCAGGCTCGGGTGACTATTTTCGGTGCTCTTGGCGGTCGCATTGATCATATGCTGGCTAATGTTTTTCTACCTAGCAATCCTAAGTTGGCACCCTATATGCGCCAGATAGAAATTGAGGACGGGCAAAATTTGATTGCCTATTGTCCAGAAGGGACCAGTCAGCTAGAACCCCGTTCGGATTATGATTATCTAGCCTTTATGCCAGTTCGGGATAGCCAGTTGACTATTATCGGAGCCAAGTACGAATTGACAGAGGAAAATTTTTTCTTTAAAAAAGTGTACGCTTCTAACGAATATATAGATAGGGAAGTTTTGATAACTTGCCCAGATGGCTATGTCGTCGTGCTGCATAGCAAGGACAGGAGGTAG
- a CDS encoding diaminopimelate decarboxylase, with amino-acid sequence MKTPFISREDLETIVAEFPTPFHLYDEKGIREKARAVNKAFSWNKGFKEYFAVKATPTPAILKILKEEGCGVDCSSYVELLMSHKLDFPGSEIMFSSNNTPDQEYAYARELGATINLDAFEDIEHLERAAGIPEIISCRYNPGGVFELGTDIMDNPGEAKFGMTKDQLFEAFAILKEKGAKTFGIHSFLASNTVTHFYYPELARQLFELAVEIKEKLGISLDFINLSGGIGVNYRPDQEPNDIAMIGEGVRKVYEEVLTPAGLGQVKIFTELGRFMLAPHGVLVTKVTHKKKTYRTYLGVDASAVNLMRPAMYGAYHHITNLTHPDGPVEVVDVVGSLCENNDKFAINRELPHTEIGDLLVIHDTGAHGFSMGYQYNAKLRSAEILYTEERKARQIRRAERPEDYFATLYGFDFESDH; translated from the coding sequence ATGAAAACACCATTTATCAGCCGAGAAGATTTAGAAACGATTGTTGCAGAGTTTCCGACTCCCTTTCACTTGTATGACGAGAAGGGAATCCGCGAGAAAGCGCGAGCAGTCAACAAGGCCTTTTCCTGGAACAAGGGCTTTAAGGAATATTTTGCCGTCAAGGCCACTCCAACCCCAGCCATCTTGAAAATCCTCAAAGAGGAAGGTTGTGGTGTGGACTGCTCTAGTTATGTGGAGCTCTTGATGAGCCATAAACTGGATTTCCCTGGTTCTGAGATCATGTTCTCATCAAACAACACGCCAGACCAAGAGTATGCTTATGCGCGAGAATTGGGGGCGACCATTAACTTGGATGCCTTTGAAGACATTGAGCATCTGGAGCGAGCGGCAGGCATTCCAGAAATCATCTCTTGTCGTTACAATCCAGGCGGAGTCTTTGAATTAGGAACAGACATTATGGACAATCCTGGGGAAGCCAAGTTTGGTATGACCAAGGATCAACTCTTTGAAGCCTTTGCTATCTTGAAGGAAAAAGGAGCCAAGACTTTTGGGATTCACTCTTTCCTAGCATCCAATACCGTGACCCATTTCTACTATCCAGAGTTGGCCCGTCAGCTCTTTGAATTAGCTGTGGAAATTAAAGAAAAATTGGGCATTTCACTAGACTTTATCAATCTTTCAGGTGGGATCGGAGTCAACTACCGCCCAGACCAGGAGCCAAATGATATTGCAATGATTGGTGAGGGTGTGCGTAAGGTTTATGAAGAAGTCCTCACGCCGGCAGGGCTTGGTCAGGTCAAGATTTTTACTGAATTAGGCCGCTTTATGCTGGCACCTCACGGGGTTCTCGTTACCAAAGTCACCCATAAAAAGAAAACCTACCGTACCTATCTGGGTGTGGATGCCTCAGCAGTCAATCTCATGCGCCCAGCCATGTACGGTGCCTACCACCATATCACCAACCTCACTCATCCAGACGGCCCTGTTGAGGTCGTAGATGTGGTTGGATCGCTCTGTGAGAACAATGATAAATTTGCCATCAATCGCGAACTACCTCATACAGAAATAGGTGATTTGCTGGTGATTCATGATACAGGTGCACATGGATTCTCCATGGGTTACCAGTACAATGCCAAACTGCGTTCTGCAGAAATCCTCTATACCGAGGAAAGGAAAGCTCGCCAAATCCGCCGTGCAGAGCGTCCTGAGGACTATTTCGCAACCTTGTATGGTTTTGATTTTGAATCGGATCATTAA
- a CDS encoding TrmH family RNA methyltransferase: MTIITSKANSVVKNAKKLHQKKYRKSAYLIEGWHLFEEAVQAGVTIEKIFALESYRDQLVAFPQTIWVSEEILLDLADTQTPQGIVAVIQKEEIGLPDFRQGKFLFLEEVQDPGNVGTMIRTADAAGFTGVIVSDKSADIYSLKTLRSMQGSHFHLPIYRMPVAAFVEGAKKSNLPILATTLSRDSKDYRDLSPLENFALVMGNEGQGISSVMVESAEQLVHIGMKGRAESLNVAVAAGILMFYFS, encoded by the coding sequence ATGACTATTATAACCTCAAAAGCCAATTCTGTGGTAAAAAATGCCAAGAAATTGCATCAAAAAAAATATCGAAAGTCTGCCTATTTGATTGAGGGCTGGCACTTGTTTGAAGAAGCTGTTCAAGCAGGAGTAACGATTGAGAAGATTTTTGCCTTAGAAAGTTACCGAGATCAGCTAGTCGCTTTTCCTCAAACTATCTGGGTTTCAGAGGAGATTTTGCTGGATTTGGCAGATACGCAAACTCCTCAAGGGATTGTTGCAGTGATTCAAAAAGAGGAAATAGGACTGCCTGATTTTCGTCAGGGTAAGTTTCTATTTTTAGAGGAAGTCCAAGATCCTGGTAATGTTGGCACCATGATTCGAACTGCGGATGCTGCAGGTTTTACAGGGGTTATTGTTTCAGATAAGTCAGCAGATATCTACAGTCTCAAGACCCTGCGTTCCATGCAAGGAAGTCATTTTCACTTGCCCATCTATCGTATGCCAGTTGCCGCTTTTGTAGAAGGGGCAAAGAAGAGTAACTTGCCCATTCTGGCAACGACTTTATCGAGAGATTCCAAGGATTATCGTGATCTTTCTCCCCTAGAAAACTTTGCTTTAGTTATGGGAAATGAAGGACAGGGGATTAGTTCTGTCATGGTTGAGAGTGCTGAACAGCTGGTTCATATTGGCATGAAAGGTCGAGCAGAAAGTCTCAACGTGGCAGTTGCCGCAGGTATATTGATGTTTTATTTTAGCTGA
- a CDS encoding acylphosphatase — translation MQKVRMIAQGRVQGVGFRWGVYTLALEIGGITGRVWNNDDGTVEILAQADSSATMAKFIQEIRKGPTPFSKVTYLDVQMSNFSSYPDFKVAN, via the coding sequence ATGCAAAAGGTTAGAATGATTGCCCAAGGTAGGGTGCAGGGTGTTGGTTTTCGCTGGGGTGTTTATACTTTAGCGCTTGAAATCGGTGGCATCACCGGTCGTGTCTGGAATAACGACGATGGCACAGTGGAAATTCTTGCTCAGGCAGACTCCTCTGCCACTATGGCAAAATTTATCCAAGAAATCCGAAAAGGTCCGACACCTTTTTCAAAAGTCACCTATCTAGATGTACAAATGAGCAACTTTTCATCCTATCCAGACTTCAAAGTCGCAAATTAG
- the purR gene encoding pur operon repressor translates to MKLRRSDRMVVISNYLINNPYKLTSLNTFAEKYESAKSSISEDIVIIKRAFEEIEIGHIQTVTGAGGGVIFTPSISSHEAKEMIADLRDKLSESDRILPGGYIYLSDLLSTPAILKNIGRIIAKSFMDQKIDAVMTVATKGVPLANAVANVLNVPFVIVRRDLKITEGSTVSVNYVSGSSGDRIEKMFLSKRSLKAGSRVLIVDDFLKGGGTVNGMISLLREFDSELAGVAVFADNAQEEREKQFDYKSLLKVTNIDVKNQSIDVEIGNIFDEDK, encoded by the coding sequence ATGAAATTAAGAAGAAGTGATCGGATGGTTGTCATTTCCAACTATTTGATTAATAATCCATACAAACTAACAAGTCTCAACACCTTTGCAGAAAAGTACGAATCTGCTAAATCATCGATTTCGGAGGATATCGTGATTATCAAGCGTGCCTTTGAGGAAATTGAAATCGGCCATATTCAGACTGTGACTGGAGCAGGTGGTGGCGTTATCTTTACACCATCAATTTCGAGTCATGAAGCCAAAGAAATGATCGCAGACTTGCGTGACAAACTTTCAGAAAGCGATCGTATCTTGCCAGGCGGCTATATCTACCTGTCTGATCTGCTTAGTACGCCTGCCATTTTGAAAAATATTGGTCGTATCATTGCCAAGAGCTTTATGGACCAAAAAATCGATGCGGTTATGACAGTAGCAACAAAAGGTGTGCCACTTGCAAATGCAGTTGCCAATGTCCTCAATGTTCCATTTGTCATTGTGCGCCGTGACTTGAAAATTACCGAAGGTTCAACGGTCAGCGTCAACTATGTTTCAGGTTCAAGCGGTGACCGCATAGAGAAAATGTTCCTTTCAAAACGTAGCCTCAAGGCAGGCAGTCGTGTCTTGATCGTGGATGACTTCTTGAAAGGTGGGGGAACTGTCAATGGGATGATCAGTCTCTTGCGTGAGTTTGATTCGGAACTAGCTGGTGTCGCAGTTTTTGCAGACAATGCCCAAGAAGAACGTGAAAAGCAGTTTGATTACAAGTCACTCTTGAAAGTAACCAATATTGATGTTAAGAACCAATCCATCGATGTTGAGATTGGAAATATCTTTGACGAAGACAAATAA
- the rmuC gene encoding DNA recombination protein RmuC: protein METVLLLLLIANLAGLFLIWQRQDKQDKYLAKSLEDQADNLSDQLDYRFEQARQASQLDQKDLEVAVSDRLQEVRMELHQGLTQVRQEMNENLLQTRDKTDQRLQALQESNEQRLEQMRQTVEEKLEKTLQTRLQASFETVSKQLESVNRGLGEMQTVARDVGALNKVLSGTKTRGILGELQLGQIIEDIMTPAQYEREFATVENSSERVEYAIKLPGQGDQVTVYLPIDSKFPLADYYRLEEAYEAGDKDEIERCRKSLLASVKRFAKDIKSKYIAPPRTTNFGILFVPTEGLYSEIVRNPAFFDDLRREEQIIVAGPSTLSALLNSLSVGFKTLNIQKSADHISKTLASVKTEFGKFGGILVKAQKHLQHASGNIDELLNRRTTAIERTLRHIELSEGEPALDLLHFQEDEEEYED, encoded by the coding sequence ATGGAGACTGTATTATTACTATTATTAATTGCCAACCTAGCTGGACTCTTTCTGATTTGGCAAAGGCAGGATAAGCAAGACAAGTACCTAGCCAAGAGTTTGGAAGATCAAGCAGACAATCTTTCAGATCAACTGGATTATCGCTTTGAACAAGCCAGACAAGCCAGTCAACTAGATCAAAAAGACTTAGAAGTGGCTGTCAGCGACCGCTTGCAAGAGGTGCGAATGGAGTTGCACCAAGGCTTGACTCAAGTTAGACAGGAGATGAACGAGAATCTCCTTCAAACCAGAGACAAGACCGACCAACGTCTCCAAGCCCTGCAGGAGTCCAATGAGCAACGTTTAGAACAAATGCGCCAGACGGTCGAGGAAAAGCTAGAAAAGACCTTGCAGACACGCTTGCAGGCTTCCTTCGAGACAGTTTCCAAGCAATTGGAGTCGGTCAATCGAGGCCTTGGAGAAATGCAGACAGTTGCCCGCGATGTCGGGGCCCTCAACAAGGTTCTCTCTGGAACCAAGACGCGAGGAATTCTGGGCGAATTACAACTGGGGCAAATCATCGAAGACATCATGACACCAGCCCAGTACGAACGAGAATTTGCAACGGTTGAAAACTCCAGTGAACGTGTGGAATACGCCATCAAGTTACCTGGTCAAGGTGACCAGGTAACTGTCTATTTGCCGATTGACTCCAAGTTTCCACTGGCGGATTATTACCGCTTAGAAGAAGCTTATGAAGCAGGCGATAAGGACGAAATCGAACGCTGTCGCAAGTCACTCTTGGCAAGCGTTAAGCGTTTTGCCAAGGATATCAAGAGCAAGTATATAGCGCCGCCTCGGACGACCAATTTTGGGATTTTGTTTGTTCCGACAGAAGGTCTTTATTCAGAAATCGTTCGAAATCCGGCCTTCTTTGATGATTTGAGACGGGAGGAGCAGATTATTGTCGCAGGTCCAAGTACCCTATCAGCCCTGCTTAACTCTCTATCAGTTGGCTTCAAGACTCTCAATATCCAAAAGAGTGCCGACCATATCAGCAAGACCCTAGCTAGTGTCAAGACCGAGTTTGGTAAGTTCGGAGGCATTCTGGTCAAGGCACAAAAGCATCTTCAACATGCCTCTGGCAATATTGATGAATTATTAAACCGTCGCACCACAGCTATTGAGCGGACGCTCCGTCACATTGAGTTATCAGAAGGTGAGCCTGCGCTTGATCTACTCCATTTCCAAGAAGATGAGGAAGAATATGAAGATTAG
- the yidC gene encoding membrane protein insertase YidC yields MKSIKRFALSAMGVAMLLVLTGCVQVDKATGQPTGFIWNTIGSPMAEAIKYFATDKGLGFGVAIIIVTIIVRLIILPLGIYQSWKATLHSEKMNALKHVLEPHQTRLKEATTQEEKLEAQQALFAAQKENGISMFGGVGCFPILIQMPFFSAIYFAAQYTDGVSSSTFLGINLGSPSMILVAFAGILYYLQSLLSLHGVEDEMQRDQLKKMIYMSPLMIVVFSLFAPASVTLYWVVGGFMMILQQFIVNYVVRPKLRQKVREEFAKNPPKASSFSTGGGRKDVTPDQATAIITNKKHKKRNSGKQRSRK; encoded by the coding sequence TTGAAATCTATTAAACGTTTTGCCCTCTCTGCTATGGGAGTGGCTATGCTACTCGTCTTGACAGGCTGTGTCCAAGTAGACAAAGCAACAGGACAACCTACTGGTTTTATCTGGAACACTATCGGATCGCCTATGGCAGAGGCTATCAAGTACTTCGCTACTGATAAAGGTCTAGGCTTTGGTGTGGCTATCATTATCGTAACCATTATCGTGCGCTTGATTATCTTGCCACTTGGTATCTACCAATCATGGAAGGCAACGCTTCACTCTGAAAAGATGAATGCCCTCAAACATGTCCTTGAACCACATCAAACACGCCTTAAAGAGGCAACAACTCAGGAAGAAAAACTAGAAGCACAACAGGCTCTCTTTGCTGCACAAAAAGAAAACGGCATCAGCATGTTCGGTGGTGTAGGATGCTTCCCTATCCTCATTCAAATGCCTTTCTTCTCTGCTATCTACTTTGCAGCCCAATATACTGATGGAGTATCTAGCTCTACCTTCTTGGGTATCAATCTCGGTTCCCCAAGTATGATCCTTGTCGCCTTCGCTGGTATCCTCTACTATCTCCAATCACTCCTTTCACTTCACGGAGTAGAAGACGAGATGCAAAGAGATCAACTCAAGAAAATGATTTACATGAGCCCACTCATGATTGTCGTCTTCTCCCTCTTTGCCCCAGCCAGTGTGACACTTTACTGGGTTGTCGGTGGTTTCATGATGATTCTCCAACAGTTCATCGTTAACTATGTTGTTCGTCCAAAACTTCGTCAAAAAGTACGTGAAGAATTTGCCAAAAACCCACCAAAAGCAAGTTCATTTTCAACTGGAGGCGGGCGCAAAGATGTCACTCCTGACCAAGCAACTGCTATCATAACCAATAAGAAACATAAAAAACGCAATTCTGGAAAACAACGTTCTAGAAAATAA